Proteins encoded by one window of Cryptococcus gattii WM276 chromosome K, complete sequence:
- a CDS encoding Hypothetical protein (Similar to SGTC gene model, INSD accession EAL18065.1; CNBK0860) → MLLRGSLALQIPAQSCGKDRLRCFASSARSAARLKSSHYEALMLPNNATKQQIKAKFYELSKKYHPDKTGGDISKFHEINDAYATLGDESKRRQYDISITPASQSPRRPHASNPAHHSSFRPNDPYLHRAAQGPHKAWHGQHMTSHPPPGWRPKTETYKPFGYRTPPNWQYSPEYNYSHAPNARTTDPAGWGKRRPTQGEREEKHAGGGGVWRFVIVVGLIFTVISLGGSLTANTESEKDWAYESLGENDEEKNSS, encoded by the exons ATGTTACTGAGGGGATCTTTAGCTCTGCAAATACCGGCACAGTCATGCGGAAAGGACAGGTTACGCTGTTTCGCCTCCAGCGCTCGAAGTGCCGCCAGGTTAAAGAGCAGCCACTATGAGGCCCTCATGTTACCAAATAATGCGACCAAGCAGCAGATCAAGGCAAAATTCTATGAA CTGTCGAAGAAATACCACCCCGATAAAACTGGCGGCGATATATCCAAATTTCACGAAATCAATGATGCTTACGCAACGCTGGGTGATGAAAGCAAAAG ACGGCAGTATGACATCTCAATAACACCAGCCTCACAATCTCCTCGCCGGCCCCATGCCTCGAATCCCGCACATCACTCTTCATTCCGCCCAAATGATCCATACTTGCATCGTGCGGCGCAAGGCCCACATAAGGCTTGGCATGGTCAACACATGACCTCACATCCACCCCCAGGTTGGAGACCTAAGACCGAGACATACAAGCCTTTTGGTTATCGAACACCACCCAACTGGCAGTACTCTCCGGAGTATAATTATTCGCATGCCCCTAATGCTCGTACGACGGATCCTGCAGGATGGGGTAAGCGTAGACCAACTcaaggagagagagaagagaaacatgcaggaggaggaggggtATGGAGGTTTGTCATTGTTGTGGGATTGATCTTCACTGTGATTTCACTGGGAGGGAGTCTGACGGCAAACACGGAAAGTGAGAAAGACTGGGCATACGAGTCACTGGGGGAAaatgatgaggaaaagaacTCATCATAG
- a CDS encoding Peroxisome targeting signal receptor, putative (Similar to TIGR gene model, INSD accession AAW46349.1): protein MQSFLNGTECGPSNPLKQVAQREGADNSLFKDRLAPQSSTQLNAFRSSPSFGPQSQAPIARHVNPTPHPFNLSHLSAALAESSRSDSASPVSTASQVPLGPNFEVRWNDAMTDRLKPPPSITQAAFRTPVQWASPPSQRSNWIEGYEKWQSSQAKGKQRDIEPGPQMAPNPPYYGGIPGASMGLSQGMGLGYQPSFSPVYGQNLQQPPASLPPEVHLDPKQMEALFDRAEEDWKATDAASSLTSEQVDAEGKGKEKEMPADEEAAEETTTDNVEEMKEAKGDFEKVWESLKPEAERLNKLAEWERDFSQFTNDEDDLFDVLNESLNGPSVGQANLDQQTDFLQDERLAMGQGLAPRDDGVPQMAGSSSQHLSSLSASYLWTEANHLLASGGSLSEAAIMIEQFITRSTPQERTQINVSLTEAWATLGRVHAMDEKEEKALEAFQEGSKALEQEGVTGKEGVAGEMLTNLAISYVNESLDLAALSTLHRFLSLMHPAYAGPAPTTSSPLLTSPTASPWVLHQQMADSFLALAREQYQKGEKVDPDVQVGLGTLFYMMGEYDQARDCWVAALKERPEDYLLWNRLGATLANGGSSEEAVDAYRRALELKPGFTRAISNLGVACLNIGVHREAAEHFLAALSLHPSQTDGNSQQISNDSASLWGTLRKSLIAMELPDLAAKARPGTDLEVFRRAGFEF from the exons ATGCAGTCTTTCCTCAACGGCACTGAATGCGGCCCGTCCAACCCTCTCAAACAGGTCGCTCAGAGGGAAGGAGCGGATAATTCCCTTTTCAAG GATCGCCTTGCACCCCAATCATCTACACAATTGAATGCGTTTCGGtcttctccatccttcGGTCCACAAAGTCAAGCACCAATAGCCCGGCATGTCAATCCCACCCCGCACCCGTTCAATCTCTCTCATTTGTCAGCCGCTTTGGCAGAATCCAGTCGGAGCGACAGCGCTTCTCCAGTGTCTACAGCTTCTCAAGTGCCATTGGGACCGAACTTTGAAGTTAGATGGAACGATGCAATGACCGATCGACTTAAGCCCCCTCCTTCTATAACTCAGGCTGCCTTTCGGACTCCCGTTCAATGGGCCTCGCCGCCATCCCAACGGAGTAATTGGATCGAAGGATATGAAAAATGGCAGTCTTCACAAGCGAAGGGGAAACAGAGGGATATTGAGCCTGGTCCTCAAATGGCCCCAAACCCTCCGTACTATGGCGGTATACCAGGCGCTTCAATGGGCTTGAGCCAAGGTATGGGCCTGGGTTACCAGCCGTCTTTCTCCCCTGTTTACGGCCAAAATCTTCAACAACCACCTGCTTCTCTTCCCCCCGAGGTCCATCTAGATCCAAAGCAGATGGAGGCCCTTTTTGACCGAGCTGAGGAAGACTGGAAGGCTACCGATGCCGCTTCATCTCTGACATCGGAACAGGTGGATGcagaagggaaagggaaggaaaaggagatgCCAGCAGACGAAGAAGCGGCCGAGGAAACTACTACAGATAATGTAGAAGAAATGAAGGAGGCTAAGGGTGATTTTGAAAAGGTTTGGGAAAGTTTGAAGCCTGAAGCAGAGCGACTAAATAAATTAGCAGAATGGGAAAGGGACTTCTCTCAG TTTACGAATGATGAGGACGACCTTTTCGACGTCTTGAATGAGAGCCTAAACGGACCTAGTGTCGGTCAAGCGAACCTTGATCAACAAACTGATTTCCTTCAGGACGAACGGTTGGCGATGGGACAAGGTTTAGCACCAAGAGACGATGGTGTGCCTCAGATGGCAG GTTCCTCTTCACAACATTTGTCATCCCTTTCGGCTTCCTACCTTTGGACTGAAGCCAATCACCTTTTGGCCTCTGGAGGTTCTCTGTCGGAAGCCGCCATTATGATTGAGCAATTCATTACGCGTTCGACGCCTCAGGAAAGGACCCAAATCAACGTATCTCTGACTGAAGCTTGGGCAACATTGGGGAGGGTCCACGCAATggatgaaaaagaagagaaagcTCTTGAAGCGTTTCAAGAGGGCAGCAAGGCTTTAGAACAGGAAGGCGTTACAGGAAAGGAGGGTGTTGCTGGCGAGATGCTCACA AATCTCGCGATATCATATGTTAATGAATCCCTTGATCTGGCCGCCTTGTCAACTTTGCACAGGTTCTTGAGTCTCATGCATCCAGCTTATGCCGGTCCTGCTCCTACGACATCTTCACCCCTGCTCACCTCCCCCACCGCATCACCTTGGGTTCTCCACCAGCAAATGGCGGATTCTTTCCTCGCGCTAGCAAGGGAACAGTATCAAAAGGGTGAGAAAGTTGACCCAGATGTCCAAGTCGGGCTGGGGACCTTGTTTTACATGATGGGAGAATATGACCAAGCTAGAGATTGTTGGGTGGCAGCCTTAAAGGAACGTCCCGAA GATTATCTCCTTTGGAATCGCCTCGGTGCGACACTGGCCAATGGCGGATCGTCCGAGGAAGCGGTCGATGCTTATCGTCGTGCACTTGAATTAAAACCTGGATTCACAAGGGCGATTTCTAATCTCGGAGTCGCGTGTCTCAATATTGGAGTACATCGTGAAGCTGCTGAACACT TCCTCGCCGCTCTGTCTCTTCATCCGTCTCAGACCGACGGGAACAGCCAGCAGATCTCTAATGATTCTGCTTCCCTTTGGGGTACATTGCGCAAGTCCCTAATCGCCATGGAGCTGCCTGATTTGGCCGCTAAAGCAAGGCCTGGTACCGATCTGGAGGTCTTCAGAAGGGCGGGTTTTGAGTTCTGA
- a CDS encoding Hypothetical protein (Similar to TIGR gene model, INSD accession AAW46348.1; CNK02660) produces the protein MATVDDKYSIDHVEAGGDDYKHQITQEEVKHGDNALKYLGDERVEVTEEDDVRIRRKTDKYILTLLAWVYFLQILDKTVLGYANTLGLSQDTHLVNNEYSLLGSINAIVQLAWQPFSSYLIVKVPARYLMPAMVFGWGAAQACMAAAHNWAGLMAARAFLGLFEAGCLPLFSLLTSQWYRRSEQPVRVAVWYSTNGIATIVAAILSFGLSHVDSPHIKGWQLIFIVCGIITCLTAPIIYMFVDADVASARFLSEEDKAKGIERLRANQTGTGSNEFKLSHVWELFYDPKSYLFLALALLLNVGASVTNIFGPTLIKGFGFNSRITSLLNMPFGFLQFLAILAGCYCAYKFKLKSAVLAAFIVPVIIGLALLYVENAAAVLKQAPALVGYYLLAFLFGANPIIVSWIVANTGGQTKKALLMSVYNAGSSAGNIIGPLLFQDKDKPHYLPGIKATLGIFCALMACVGITAAILFVLNKQRQRQRVAVGKPQYIKDTSMSNKYEAYGSDDADGRLGQNALLDLTDFKNDEFVYVY, from the exons ATGGCCACAGTCGACGACAAATATAGCATCGACCACGTTGAGGCGGGGGGGGATGACTACAAGCATCAGATCACCCAGGAAGAGGTCAAGCATGGTGACAATGCCCTAAAATATCTCGGTGATGAGAGAGTAGAAGTCACAGAGGAGGAC GATGTTCGAATTAGGAGGAAAACCGACAAGTACATTTTGACTTTACTAGCATGGGTGTATTTCTTACAGATCCTAGACAAGACC GTATTGGGCTATGCCAACACTTTAGGCCTCTCCCAAGACACGCATCTCGTTAACAACGAATACTCTCTCCTGGGTTCCATTAATGCCATTGTCCAATTGGCTTGGCAGCCATTCTCGTCCTACTTAATTGTCAAGGTTCCTGCCCGATACCTTATGCCTGCCATGGTTTTCGGCTGGGGTGCTGCTCAAGCGTGCATGGCAGCGGCTCACAA TTGGGCTGGTTTAATGGCGGCGCGAGCCTTCCTGGGTCTCTTTGAAGCTGGTTGTCTTCCactcttttctcttcttaCCTCTCAATGGTACCGACGATCTGAGCAACCTGTCCGAGTGGCTGTTTGGTACTCAACCAACGGTATTGCTACCATTGTGGCCGCTATTCTTTCCTTCGGTCTTAGCCACGTCGACTCCCCTCACATCAAAGGCTGGCAACTCATTTTCATCGTCTGTGGTATTATCACCTGCCTTACTGCTCCTATCATCTATATGTTCGTCGACGCCGATGTCGCTTCCGCTCGTTTCCTCTCGGAAGAAGACAAGGCCAAGGGTATTGAGCGACTCCGTGCGAATCAAACAGGTACCGGCTCCAATGAGTTCAAATTATCTCACGTCTGGGAACTCTTCTACGATCCCAAGTCATATCTCTTCTTGGCCCTCGCATTGCTCTTGAATGTCGGCGCTTCAGTCACTAACATCTTCGGACCCACGCTCATCAAGGGCTTTGGATTCAACAGCAGAATCACCTCTCTGCTCAACATGCCTTTCGGTTTCCTTCAGTTCCTTGCGATCTTGGCTGGATGTTACTGCGCGTACAAATTCAAGCTCAAGTCAGCTGTCCTCGCCGCCTTCATTGTCCCTGTTATCATTGGTCTTGCCCTCTTGTATGTCGAAAATGCCGCCGCTGTTTTGAAGCAAGCTCCCGCTCTTGTTGGATATTATCTTCTTGCCTTCCTTTTCGGCGCCAACCCCATTATCGTGTCTTGGATCGTCGCCAACACTGGTGGTCAAACAAAGAAGGCTCTCCTTATGAGTGTATACAATGCTGGATCTTCCGCTGGTAATATCATTGGTCCTTT GCTCTTCCAAGACAAGGACAAGCCTCACTATCTTCCTGGTATCAAGGCCACTCTCGGTATTTTCTGTGCCTTGATGGCCTGTGTCGGTATCACTGCGGCGATTCTTTTCGTTCTCAACAAACAGAGGCAAAGGCAACGTGTCGCTGTTGGCAAGCCTCAATATATTAAGGATACCTCTATGAGCAACAAGTACGAAGCCTATGGTAGTGATGACGCGGACGGAAGGCTCGGTCAGAATG CCTTGCTCGACTTGACTGACTTCAAGAACGACGAGTTTGTGTATGTGTATTAG
- a CDS encoding Hypothetical Protein (Similar to TIGR gene model, INSD accession AAW46347.1), translated as MRSSTSVLPAPYFYFFWLLEPILTVAGGISAIYDPISFGGNMLPRNIERATLKMGNTVRGQIVVSELGSCFMLLAMISFSLFYLFKKHLDDKPVLQEKLVKGLLIPLAIADLLHIAVTLLPLPMSHLENPSQWTYILHSTVWITSSLFIVRLAWLFGIGRATAKSILESRRSPIRQARLPLPKGNSEAMVEQVVQTEKPREHTAVESPATIKKRGRAKKIVDDD; from the exons ATGCGCTCCAGCACATCAGTCCTTCCAGCACCGTACTTTTACTTTTTCTGGCTCCTCGAGCCCATCCTCACCGTCGCCGGCGGTATCTCAGCCATCTATGACCCTATCAGTTTTGGCGGTAACATGCTCCCACGCAACATTGAGCGAGCAACCTTGAAAATGGGAAACACTGTTCGGGGTCAGATTGTGGTTTCAGAACTTGGCTCCT GTTTCATGTTGTTGGCTATGATCTCTTTCTCGCTCTTCTACCTCTTCAAGAAACACCTGGACGATAAACCTGTGCTACAGGAAAAGCTGGTCAAGGGTTTGCTTATCCCTCTTGCCATCGCCGAT CTTCTCCA CATCGCTGTGACGCTCTTGCCTCTGCCTATGTCTCATCTTGAGAATCCATCTCAGTGGACTTATATCCTCCACTCCACTGTCTGGATCACTTCCAGCCTCTTCATCGTCCG TCTGGCATGGCTCTTTGGCATTGGACGTGCGACCGCCAAGTCCATACTCGAATCTCGACGTAGCCCTATTCGCCAAGCTCGCCTTCCCCTTCCCAAGGGCAACTCGGAGGCCATGGTAGAGCAAGTGGTCCAGACTGAGAAGCCTAGAGAACACACAGCTGTTGAATCTCCTGCAAC